The following are encoded in a window of Telmatobacter sp. DSM 110680 genomic DNA:
- a CDS encoding DNA-3-methyladenine glycosylase 2 family protein yields the protein MSTRRASIRAAIHCSPMIHDGKSRKLPFDPAEAIAHLKGCDPKLGKLIERVGEFRLRLDAAPSPFESLLESILYQQLHGKAAATIHRRVREFFHGDPTPQQLLDTPDGPLRSAGVSGNKIKAMRDLAAKTLDGTVPTHKAIMKMPDADIVERLTEVRGIGPWTVEMLLIFRMGRPDVLPVTDYGVRKGFALTFQRLPKSRPIEASDLPKPDVVFKRGQKWRPFRSVASWYLWRACDLVKATPSDGRAVAKECE from the coding sequence ATGTCAACTCGGCGTGCCTCCATCCGCGCCGCGATACACTGTTCGCCTATGATTCACGATGGAAAGAGCAGAAAACTTCCTTTCGATCCTGCGGAGGCGATTGCTCATTTGAAGGGATGCGACCCCAAGCTGGGCAAATTGATTGAACGAGTCGGCGAATTCAGGCTGCGCCTAGATGCGGCGCCGTCGCCCTTTGAATCGTTACTTGAATCGATCCTGTATCAGCAGTTGCATGGGAAAGCCGCGGCTACGATTCATCGGCGTGTGCGCGAGTTTTTCCATGGAGATCCTACGCCGCAGCAATTGCTCGATACCCCTGATGGACCATTGCGCTCTGCAGGCGTCTCCGGCAACAAGATCAAGGCGATGCGCGATTTGGCCGCCAAGACGCTGGACGGAACCGTGCCGACTCACAAAGCGATTATGAAGATGCCGGATGCGGATATTGTTGAGCGGCTAACTGAAGTGCGCGGGATCGGCCCGTGGACCGTTGAGATGTTACTGATCTTCCGCATGGGGCGGCCCGATGTGCTGCCGGTGACCGATTATGGCGTGCGCAAGGGATTTGCGCTTACCTTTCAGCGATTGCCGAAGAGCCGCCCGATTGAAGCGAGTGATCTGCCCAAGCCCGATGTCGTCTTCAAACGCGGGCAGAAATGGCGGCCGTTCCGTTCCGTAGCGAGCTGGTACTTGTGGCGTGCCTGCGATCTGGTGAAAGCGACTCCATCAGATGGACGGGCAGTGGCGAAAGAGTGTGAATAA
- a CDS encoding RidA family protein, whose amino-acid sequence MAREIIRTSNAPSPPPTYSQAVRAAGLVFVSGTGPHDQITGKIVGETIQEQTRQCLTNVSAILKAAGTSLERVVSATVILLDEGDFAGMNEEWVKWFPVDPPARQGAKLPVRIPGLKVSIAVIAEA is encoded by the coding sequence ATGGCGAGAGAGATCATTCGAACGTCAAACGCCCCATCTCCGCCGCCGACCTACAGCCAGGCGGTGCGGGCGGCGGGTCTTGTGTTCGTTTCGGGTACGGGACCGCACGATCAGATCACCGGAAAGATTGTCGGAGAAACGATCCAGGAACAGACCCGGCAATGCCTCACGAATGTGTCTGCCATCCTCAAGGCAGCGGGTACATCCCTCGAGCGGGTGGTGAGCGCCACCGTCATCCTTCTCGATGAGGGAGACTTTGCCGGAATGAATGAAGAGTGGGTGAAGTGGTTTCCCGTCGATCCGCCTGCGCGGCAAGGTGCGAAGCTGCCGGTTCGAATTCCTGGCTTGAAAGTGTCGATCGCGGTGATTGCCGAGGCATAA
- the hisS gene encoding histidine--tRNA ligase, whose amino-acid sequence MATLKAVRGTRDLLPPETALWNRIEATARSVFARYNFGEIRTPIFEDTSLFARGVGEETDIVSKEMYTWEDRARAQSEKPQSLTLRPENTAGVVRAYIEHKLGETGQLQKLYYIGPQFRRERPQKGRYRQFSQIGAEVIGPATAGSESPLRDAEVLEMLATLLDEMGITGWTLEINSVGSSADRARYNDTLREALIPLAPKMCADCQRRAVTNPLRVLDCKVPEDQPIIETLPKIVDSLDEASKAHFAAVTTALDCAGVPYTRNHRLVRGLDYYTRTTFEFTHGGLGAQNALLGGGRYDGLSEAIGGPKAPGIGFAMGEDRLVLTLQALEAAKPEKNDAYIAPLGEGLNPAALALARELRRAGLTVELGDGSFRLKKSFEAADRTARRIVILGEDELQSGILTVKDFSTGTQTKVPRAELAAYLSLPART is encoded by the coding sequence ATGGCCACATTGAAAGCCGTGCGCGGCACCCGCGACCTTCTGCCGCCTGAAACCGCGCTATGGAACCGCATCGAGGCGACGGCGCGCAGCGTCTTTGCCCGTTACAACTTCGGCGAAATCCGCACGCCAATTTTCGAGGATACCTCTCTCTTTGCACGTGGTGTAGGCGAGGAAACCGACATTGTTTCCAAAGAGATGTACACGTGGGAGGACAGGGCGCGGGCGCAGTCTGAAAAGCCTCAATCCCTGACGTTGAGACCTGAGAATACGGCGGGCGTCGTCCGCGCCTATATCGAGCACAAACTCGGTGAGACCGGCCAACTGCAGAAGCTCTATTACATTGGGCCGCAGTTCCGCCGCGAACGCCCTCAGAAGGGACGCTACCGGCAGTTTTCGCAAATCGGGGCCGAGGTGATCGGACCGGCAACTGCAGGCAGCGAAAGCCCCCTGCGCGACGCGGAAGTGCTGGAAATGCTGGCCACTCTCCTTGATGAGATGGGTATTACCGGCTGGACCCTCGAGATTAATTCCGTAGGGTCGTCAGCCGATCGGGCGCGCTACAACGACACTCTGCGTGAGGCCTTGATCCCGCTGGCGCCAAAGATGTGCGCCGACTGCCAGCGTCGCGCCGTGACCAATCCTCTGCGGGTGCTGGACTGCAAAGTGCCAGAGGATCAGCCGATTATCGAGACGCTGCCCAAGATCGTCGATTCCCTGGACGAGGCTTCGAAGGCGCACTTTGCTGCGGTAACGACTGCACTGGACTGTGCCGGAGTGCCTTATACGCGCAATCACCGCCTGGTCCGCGGCCTCGACTACTACACGCGCACTACATTCGAGTTCACCCACGGAGGCCTGGGTGCACAGAACGCTCTGCTGGGCGGCGGCCGCTACGACGGCCTCAGCGAGGCTATCGGCGGACCCAAAGCTCCCGGCATCGGCTTTGCCATGGGCGAAGACCGCCTAGTGCTGACGCTGCAAGCTCTTGAAGCCGCCAAGCCCGAAAAGAACGACGCCTACATCGCGCCCTTAGGCGAGGGTCTGAATCCTGCAGCGCTGGCGCTGGCGCGCGAGTTGCGCCGGGCCGGCCTCACCGTCGAGTTAGGAGACGGATCGTTCCGGCTCAAGAAGTCGTTCGAAGCTGCGGACCGAACCGCTCGCCGTATCGTCATCCTCGGCGAAGACGAGCTTCAATCCGGTATCCTAACGGTGAAAGACTTCTCCACAGGTACACAGACCAAGGTTCCGCGCGCGGAGCTGGCGGCGTATCTCTCCCTGCCGGCGCGCACGTAG
- a CDS encoding aldo/keto reductase has protein sequence MEYRFLGGSGLKVPVLSFGTGTFGGGNEFFKAWGETDVAEATRLIDICFESGVNLFDTANIYSDGRSEEVLGKALAGKRDRALISTKATFRLGDRPNDIGSSRYHLTRALEASLRRLGTDYVDIYHLHGFDASTPIEEVQDTLNTFVRAGKVRYIAASNFSGWHLMKSLDVADRYGWTRFVAHQVYYSLIGREYEWELMPLGLDQKVGALVWSPLGWGRLTGKIRRNQPLPEVSRLHKTAEMGPQVADEYLYKVVDALDEVAKETGKTVPQIALNWLLRRPTVSSVIIGARNEEQLRQNLDAAGWNLTAGQIATLDKASAVTPIYPYWHQRQFTERNPLPV, from the coding sequence ATGGAATATCGATTTCTCGGAGGCTCTGGCCTCAAAGTTCCCGTACTCAGTTTTGGCACCGGCACTTTTGGCGGTGGCAATGAATTCTTCAAGGCATGGGGCGAAACTGACGTCGCCGAAGCGACCCGCCTCATCGACATCTGCTTTGAATCCGGGGTGAACCTGTTCGACACGGCGAATATTTACTCCGACGGCCGCTCGGAAGAGGTGCTCGGCAAAGCGCTCGCCGGCAAGCGTGATCGCGCACTCATCTCCACCAAAGCGACTTTCCGGTTGGGAGACAGGCCCAACGACATCGGTTCCTCGCGCTATCACCTGACGCGCGCGCTGGAAGCGAGCCTTCGACGCCTCGGCACTGACTACGTCGACATCTATCACCTGCACGGATTCGACGCGTCCACGCCTATTGAAGAAGTACAGGACACGCTGAACACTTTTGTACGCGCTGGCAAAGTGCGCTACATTGCCGCGTCCAATTTCTCCGGCTGGCACCTCATGAAGTCCCTCGACGTTGCCGACCGCTATGGCTGGACACGTTTTGTCGCTCACCAGGTCTACTACTCGCTTATCGGTCGCGAATACGAGTGGGAACTGATGCCGCTCGGCCTTGATCAGAAAGTCGGCGCGCTGGTCTGGAGTCCGCTGGGGTGGGGAAGACTCACTGGCAAGATCCGCCGCAACCAGCCGCTGCCCGAAGTCAGCCGCCTGCACAAAACTGCAGAGATGGGGCCGCAAGTCGCAGACGAATATCTCTACAAAGTCGTCGATGCGCTGGATGAAGTTGCGAAGGAAACCGGCAAGACAGTTCCGCAGATCGCTCTCAACTGGCTTCTGCGGCGGCCTACTGTGTCCTCCGTCATTATCGGCGCGCGCAACGAAGAGCAACTGCGCCAGAACCTCGATGCCGCCGGATGGAATTTGACTGCCGGGCAGATCGCAACTCTCGATAAAGCCAGCGCGGTGACGCCCATCTATCCCTATTGGCATCAGCGCCAGTTCACCGAACGGAACCCTCTGCCGGTGTGA
- a CDS encoding aldehyde dehydrogenase family protein has product MKMRPGTQTGFLLCGKEWGEGETLEVRSPWDQGLIGKVTVATRADAREAVSHAVASMRRTRALPRWKRREILEDIAASLIEQKDRFAKLIVAEAGKPLRLARNEVDRAVLTFKTAAEEAARLGGETIPLDLTEGNEGRWGLMQRFPIGPILAITPFNFPLNLVAHKAAPAIAAGCPILIKPSPQTPFTALALGEVILKAGWPEEALAVLPLANADTAWLAEKEDRIKLVSFTGSAKVGWELKTHSGRKRVVLELGGNAALIIHSDYKELDNAAERTAHAAFGYAGQSCISVQRVFVDKSIFQTFIWKLVECAGKLVSGDPANEATEVGPLIRASEAERVESWIKEAVAGGARLIAGGERDGSLIAPAILTGTKSGMKLRDEEVFGPVVMVEPYVDFEQALAEVNHSRFGLQAGLLTRDAGRILTAYRELEVGALIVGDTPAWRLDPMPYGGVKDSGLGREGVRSAIEEMTEPRMLVMAGLS; this is encoded by the coding sequence ATGAAAATGCGTCCGGGAACGCAAACCGGCTTTCTTCTCTGTGGCAAGGAGTGGGGCGAGGGAGAGACCCTCGAGGTGCGCTCTCCATGGGACCAGGGCCTTATCGGTAAAGTCACGGTGGCTACCCGCGCCGATGCACGCGAAGCGGTGAGCCATGCGGTAGCCAGCATGCGCCGCACCCGTGCCCTGCCTCGTTGGAAGCGCCGCGAGATTCTGGAAGATATTGCCGCGTCCCTTATCGAGCAGAAAGATCGCTTTGCCAAGTTGATTGTCGCCGAAGCCGGCAAGCCCCTTCGCTTGGCGCGCAATGAGGTTGACCGCGCCGTGCTCACCTTCAAGACTGCAGCGGAAGAAGCAGCGCGTCTTGGCGGCGAAACCATTCCGCTCGATCTGACCGAGGGCAATGAGGGACGCTGGGGACTGATGCAGCGTTTTCCCATCGGTCCAATACTGGCGATCACCCCTTTCAACTTTCCGCTGAACCTGGTTGCACACAAGGCTGCGCCGGCAATCGCCGCGGGCTGTCCGATACTCATCAAGCCATCGCCGCAGACGCCGTTTACGGCTCTCGCGCTTGGTGAAGTGATCCTGAAAGCCGGATGGCCGGAAGAAGCCCTCGCGGTTCTTCCCCTGGCAAATGCCGACACCGCGTGGCTTGCGGAAAAAGAGGATCGCATCAAGCTGGTCAGCTTCACCGGATCAGCAAAGGTCGGCTGGGAACTGAAGACACACTCCGGCCGCAAACGCGTTGTGCTCGAACTTGGCGGAAACGCCGCGCTCATCATTCACAGCGACTATAAAGAACTCGACAACGCAGCCGAGCGCACGGCCCACGCGGCTTTTGGATATGCCGGCCAGTCCTGCATCAGTGTGCAGCGCGTCTTTGTCGACAAGAGCATCTTCCAGACTTTTATCTGGAAGCTCGTGGAATGCGCCGGCAAACTAGTTTCCGGCGATCCAGCCAATGAAGCAACAGAAGTTGGTCCTCTCATCCGCGCGAGCGAGGCCGAACGGGTCGAGAGTTGGATCAAGGAGGCTGTCGCCGGAGGTGCGCGGCTGATTGCGGGCGGTGAACGCGACGGCTCGCTGATTGCTCCCGCTATCCTCACCGGCACGAAGTCCGGCATGAAACTCCGCGACGAAGAGGTCTTTGGCCCGGTGGTCATGGTCGAACCTTACGTCGACTTTGAACAAGCGCTGGCAGAGGTAAACCATTCGCGATTTGGCTTGCAGGCAGGCCTGCTGACGCGCGATGCCGGACGCATTCTCACCGCCTATCGTGAACTCGAGGTAGGCGCACTGATCGTAGGCGATACCCCAGCCTGGCGGCTCGATCCCATGCCTTACGGCGGCGTCAAAGATTCGGGCCTGGGACGCGAAGGAGTGCGCTCCGCGATTGAAGAGATGACCGAGCCGCGCATGCTGGTGATGGCGGGGCTGAGCTGA
- a CDS encoding DUF3536 domain-containing protein: MAATKRYICIHGHFYQPPRENPWLETVETQDSAAPYHDWNERVCAECYATNGAARTVNNKNQIIRIVNNYSRMNFNFGPTLMSWLKENAPRTYRMILDGERSSRKRFDGHSSAMAQVYNHIIMPLANERDKITQIRWGIADYANHYGSVPEGMWLSETAADTESLELLAQHGIKFTILAPNQCRRVRPLREDASASDPAWTTPLANSVDTTRPYLMRFHSGVSIAVFFYDGATSRAIAFEGLLNSGDNFAARLKMGFKDTSQPQLESVATDGESYGHHHRHGEMALAYAVRLLEQDKTVKLTNYASYLAQFPPEWECEIVDNTSWSCAHGVERWRSNCGCSGGKPGFNQEWRKPLREALDELRDAITPLSEQEGAKLFTDVWAARDGYIDVILDRSEEVVDRFFADHQVHPLSIAERVRALQLMEMQRHAQLMYTSCGWFFDDISGIETVQVIAYAARALQLAKELFGEKAKDLEPEFLARLADAKSNVPSAGDGARLYKEKVGPLQLGLEQVAAHYAISSVFSSYAEETELFCYRVRRISYDVHTSGRGRLAIGRANITSGITGFAQAFSFAVLHFGDQNITAAVKPYSDKDATEFDEFSAQASECVQRADFPDVIRLIDRYHGHVGYSLTSLFTDEQRRIVQLILNSTLWDIESSLTNIYEDHASLLHYLSQAGLPKPPALTLAAEFAINAGLRRALEGDPIDQAILRSFLQLAKADKVPLDTTTLSYIADQRMKRAMVELQMSAGSLEMLDRALGLAHTLVELPFELNLWQAQNIWYEILRTSSYALTSQIADDRPQWEKDFNELGKCLSIDTTAMTAPDQLVETMGD; the protein is encoded by the coding sequence ATGGCAGCAACCAAACGTTACATCTGCATTCATGGGCACTTTTATCAGCCCCCCCGCGAGAATCCGTGGCTCGAAACGGTAGAGACTCAAGATTCCGCGGCGCCGTATCACGACTGGAACGAGCGAGTGTGCGCGGAGTGTTACGCCACGAACGGCGCAGCGCGCACGGTGAATAACAAGAACCAGATCATCCGCATCGTCAACAATTACTCGCGCATGAACTTCAACTTCGGGCCAACGCTGATGAGCTGGCTGAAGGAAAATGCGCCGCGCACGTACCGCATGATTCTCGATGGCGAGCGGAGCAGCCGGAAGCGCTTCGATGGTCACAGTTCGGCGATGGCGCAGGTCTACAACCACATCATCATGCCGCTGGCGAACGAGCGCGATAAGATCACGCAGATTCGCTGGGGAATCGCCGACTACGCAAATCACTACGGCAGCGTGCCGGAAGGCATGTGGCTGTCGGAAACCGCGGCCGACACAGAGAGCCTGGAGTTGCTGGCGCAGCATGGAATCAAATTCACGATTCTGGCTCCCAATCAATGCCGGCGAGTCCGCCCGCTTCGCGAGGACGCAAGCGCGTCTGATCCGGCATGGACTACTCCGCTGGCCAACTCGGTGGACACGACGCGACCTTACCTGATGCGCTTCCATTCGGGCGTTTCCATCGCGGTATTTTTCTACGATGGAGCTACATCTCGCGCGATTGCATTTGAGGGCTTGCTGAATTCCGGGGACAACTTCGCGGCACGCCTCAAGATGGGATTCAAAGATACTTCCCAACCGCAGCTTGAAAGTGTTGCAACGGATGGCGAATCGTACGGGCACCATCATCGCCACGGTGAGATGGCGTTGGCTTATGCGGTGCGGCTCCTCGAGCAGGATAAGACCGTTAAGCTTACCAACTATGCGAGCTACCTCGCGCAGTTTCCACCGGAGTGGGAGTGTGAGATTGTTGACAACACCTCGTGGAGCTGTGCGCACGGGGTGGAACGCTGGCGGTCCAATTGCGGATGCAGCGGCGGAAAGCCCGGATTCAACCAGGAGTGGCGGAAGCCCTTGCGCGAGGCTCTCGATGAACTGCGCGACGCGATTACGCCGCTGTCCGAGCAGGAAGGCGCAAAGCTCTTCACCGATGTGTGGGCGGCTCGCGACGGATACATCGATGTAATTCTCGATCGCAGCGAAGAGGTCGTCGACCGCTTCTTTGCTGATCATCAGGTGCATCCGCTCTCGATTGCCGAACGTGTTCGCGCCCTGCAGTTGATGGAGATGCAGCGCCACGCGCAATTGATGTATACGAGCTGTGGGTGGTTTTTTGACGACATTTCCGGTATTGAGACTGTGCAGGTGATCGCGTATGCAGCGCGCGCCTTGCAGTTGGCAAAAGAGTTGTTTGGCGAAAAAGCCAAAGATCTTGAGCCGGAATTCCTTGCCCGTCTTGCCGATGCCAAGTCAAACGTTCCCAGCGCGGGGGATGGAGCGCGTCTCTACAAAGAGAAGGTTGGCCCGCTGCAACTTGGCCTCGAGCAGGTTGCCGCCCACTACGCCATCAGCAGCGTGTTCTCGTCCTACGCGGAAGAAACTGAGCTCTTCTGCTATCGCGTTCGCCGGATTTCGTACGACGTCCACACGTCTGGTCGCGGCAGGCTCGCCATTGGTCGCGCCAACATCACCAGCGGTATCACCGGATTCGCGCAGGCGTTCAGCTTCGCGGTGTTGCATTTCGGCGATCAGAACATCACCGCGGCTGTGAAACCGTACAGTGACAAAGATGCGACGGAGTTTGACGAGTTTTCGGCACAAGCTTCTGAATGCGTGCAGCGTGCAGATTTTCCTGATGTGATTCGCCTGATCGATCGCTACCACGGTCACGTCGGCTACTCGCTTACATCCCTCTTCACCGATGAGCAGCGCCGCATTGTGCAGCTCATCCTAAATTCGACGCTGTGGGATATCGAGAGTTCGCTGACGAATATTTACGAAGATCATGCCAGCCTGCTGCATTATCTGTCGCAGGCCGGGCTGCCGAAACCACCGGCGCTTACCCTGGCTGCGGAGTTCGCCATCAACGCCGGACTGCGGCGAGCATTGGAAGGTGACCCTATTGACCAGGCGATTCTCCGTTCATTCCTGCAACTAGCAAAGGCCGACAAGGTGCCGCTGGATACGACGACTCTGTCGTATATTGCAGACCAGCGCATGAAGCGGGCCATGGTGGAACTGCAGATGTCGGCAGGTTCGCTGGAGATGCTTGATCGCGCACTCGGCCTGGCGCATACGCTTGTGGAGCTGCCGTTCGAACTGAATTTGTGGCAGGCGCAGAATATCTGGTACGAGATTCTGCGCACGTCAAGTTATGCGCTGACGTCGCAGATTGCCGATGATCGTCCGCAGTGGGAGAAGGACTTCAACGAGCTGGGCAAGTGCCTGTCAATTGACACTACGGCTATGACCGCGCCGGATCAGTTGGTGGAGACGATGGGGGACTAA
- the aspS gene encoding aspartate--tRNA ligase, producing MLDFLGNLERTNMCGELRAANAGQQVILMGWVNRRRDHGNLIFLDVRDRSGIAQVVLDKELTADGHLKGEQVRPEYVVAAVGKVRLRGQDAINPKMPTGEIEIEATELRILNDTRLAPFSPSEEAIQNEETRLKYRYIDLRRVEMQRNFWLRHQITRAIRESLSAQGFLEIETPILTKSTPEGARDFLVPSRVHPGEFYALPQSPQIFKQILMISGFDRYFQIARCFRDEDQRADRQLEFTQVDLEMSFPRRDHVFAVVEKFCAAAWAAAGITLPTPFPRITYDDAIRQYGSDKPDLRLPGLTDVRSAFPESALATLQIDPALPIVALRIPKVGELSRKEREENHPLFDQKKGAKFIDDFKRLAKSFPDAVTKIHELSGATEGDFVIVVAGDPAHHIKASDTKFEGRLSEREINVYSAAGNFRSELAKKYAERHEAFQITDRAVADADPRAGKMLDGEAAFHPIWIVDFPMFEYDLASGKWVPAHHPFTAPYEADMANLVSDPASVRADCYDLAMNGLELGSGSIRIHRKDVQQQIFASLGISDEEARKRFGFFLDALEYGTPPHGGIALGLDRIVMLLAGAPSLREVITFPKTAKAIDLMADAPTTVPDQQLKELHIRVAGKS from the coding sequence GTGCTCGACTTTTTAGGCAATCTGGAACGCACCAACATGTGCGGCGAATTGCGCGCCGCCAACGCCGGCCAGCAGGTAATCCTGATGGGCTGGGTAAACCGCCGCCGCGACCACGGCAACCTGATCTTTCTCGACGTGCGCGACCGCAGCGGTATTGCGCAGGTGGTGCTCGACAAGGAACTGACCGCCGATGGACACCTCAAAGGCGAACAAGTGCGGCCCGAATATGTAGTCGCCGCGGTAGGCAAGGTCCGCCTGCGCGGCCAGGACGCCATCAATCCCAAGATGCCCACCGGTGAAATCGAAATTGAGGCAACCGAGCTGCGCATCCTTAACGACACGCGTCTTGCGCCTTTTTCGCCTTCCGAAGAAGCCATCCAGAACGAAGAGACGCGCCTCAAATACCGGTACATCGATCTGCGCCGCGTAGAAATGCAGCGCAACTTCTGGCTGCGCCACCAAATCACGCGCGCCATTCGCGAGAGCCTCAGCGCACAAGGCTTCCTCGAGATCGAGACTCCTATTCTCACCAAATCCACGCCGGAGGGCGCGCGCGATTTTCTGGTACCCAGCCGCGTACACCCGGGTGAGTTTTACGCGCTGCCGCAATCGCCGCAGATCTTCAAGCAGATTCTGATGATCTCGGGATTCGACCGCTACTTCCAGATCGCCCGCTGCTTCCGCGACGAAGACCAGCGCGCCGACCGCCAGCTTGAGTTCACGCAGGTTGACCTGGAGATGAGCTTCCCCCGCCGCGACCATGTCTTCGCAGTAGTGGAGAAGTTCTGCGCCGCCGCATGGGCTGCGGCCGGCATCACGCTCCCCACGCCGTTTCCACGCATCACCTATGACGATGCAATTCGGCAGTATGGGTCGGACAAACCCGATCTGCGTTTGCCCGGACTTACGGACGTGCGTTCAGCATTTCCAGAGTCGGCGCTCGCGACACTGCAGATTGACCCGGCGCTTCCCATTGTTGCGCTGCGCATTCCCAAGGTGGGCGAGCTCAGCCGTAAGGAGCGTGAGGAGAACCATCCGCTCTTCGATCAGAAGAAGGGCGCTAAATTCATCGACGACTTCAAGCGCCTGGCCAAGAGCTTCCCCGACGCCGTTACCAAAATTCACGAACTGAGCGGAGCCACTGAAGGCGATTTCGTGATCGTGGTTGCAGGCGATCCCGCGCACCACATCAAGGCCAGCGATACCAAGTTTGAAGGCCGGCTCAGCGAACGCGAGATCAATGTGTACTCTGCTGCTGGAAACTTCCGCAGCGAGTTGGCAAAGAAGTACGCTGAGCGGCACGAAGCCTTTCAGATAACTGACCGAGCCGTCGCCGATGCAGATCCGCGTGCAGGCAAGATGCTTGATGGCGAAGCTGCGTTCCATCCCATCTGGATCGTCGACTTTCCGATGTTCGAATACGATCTCGCCAGCGGCAAGTGGGTTCCGGCGCACCATCCATTTACGGCGCCCTATGAAGCCGATATGGCCAATCTCGTCAGCGATCCGGCTTCGGTGCGCGCTGACTGTTACGACCTCGCGATGAACGGCCTTGAACTCGGCTCAGGCTCGATCCGCATTCACCGCAAGGATGTGCAGCAGCAGATTTTTGCGTCTCTCGGCATCTCGGACGAAGAGGCGCGCAAGCGTTTTGGCTTCTTCCTCGATGCGCTTGAGTACGGCACTCCACCGCATGGCGGAATTGCGCTTGGTCTCGATCGCATCGTGATGCTACTGGCTGGTGCACCCAGCCTGCGCGAAGTGATCACATTCCCCAAGACCGCAAAGGCAATCGACCTGATGGCCGACGCGCCGACGACGGTTCCGGACCAGCAATTGAAAGAACTGCATATTCGCGTCGCCGGCAAGAGCTGA